In a single window of the Thunnus albacares chromosome 1, fThuAlb1.1, whole genome shotgun sequence genome:
- the copb1 gene encoding coatomer subunit beta has product MTAAENVCYTLINVPSDSEPPSEVSLKTDLEKGEIKAKTEALKKVIIMILNGEKLPGLLMTIIRFVLPLQDHTIKKLLLVFWEIVPKTTPDGKLLQEMILVCDAYRKDLQHPNEFIRGSTLRFLCKLKESELLEPLMPAIRACLEHRHSYVRRNAVLAIYTIYRNFEHLIPDAPELIHDFLVNEKDASCKRNAFMMLIHADQDRALDYLSTCIDQVHTFGDILQLVIVELIYKVCHANPSERARFIRCIYNLLQSSSPAVKYEAAGTLVTLSSAPTAVKAAAQCYIDLIIKESDNNVKLIVLDRLIELKEHPTHERVLQDLVMDILRVLSTPDLEVRKKTLQLALDLVSSRNVEELVIVLKKEVIKTNNVTEHEDTDKYRQLLVRTLHSCSVRFPDMAANVIPVLMEFLSDTNEAAAADVLEFVREAIQRFDNLRPLIIEKMLEVFHAIKTVKIYRGALWILGEYCSTKEDIQSVMTEVRRSLGEIPIVENEIKKETGEVKPEDEVSAAPAQKLVTEMGTYVTQSALSSSRPSKKEEDRPPLRGFLMDGDFYVAASLATTLTKVALRYVAIVQDKKKQNSFVAEAMLIMVTVLHLGKSSLPKKPITDDDVDRISLCLKVLSECSPLMNDIFNKECRKSLSHMLTVRLEEEKLSQKKESEKRNVTVQADDPISFMQLTAKNEMTSKEDQFQLSLLAAMGNTQRKEAADPLASKLNKVTQLTGFSDPVYAEAYVHVNQYDIVLDVLVVNQTSDTLQNCTLELATLGDLKLVEKPSPLTLAPHDFANIKANVKVASTENGIIFGNIVYDVSGAASDRNCVVLSDIHIDIMDYIQPASCTDAEFRQMWAEFEWENKVTVNTNITDLNEYLQHILRSTNMKCLTPEKALSGFCGFMAANLYARSIFGEDALANVSIEKPIHLGPDAPVNGHIRIRAKSQGMALSLGDKINLSQKKTNI; this is encoded by the exons ATGACAGCTGCAGAGAATGTTTGTTACACTCTGATCAATGTTCCATCTGATTCAGAGCCCCCGTCTGAAGTCAGCCTAAAAACTGATCTAG AAAAGGGGGAGATCAAGGCAAAGACTGAAGCCCTGAAGAAGGTCATCATCATGATACTGAATGGTGAGAAGTTGCCAGGACTGCTGATGACCATAATCCGCTTTGTGCTGCCACTTCAAGACCACACTATCAAAAAACTGCTGCTGGTTTTCTGGGAGATTGTCCCCAAGACAACTCCAGATGGCAAGCTGCTTCAGGAGATGATCCTGGTCTGTGATGCCTACAGAAAG GACCTGCAACATCCCAACGAGTTCATCCGTGGCTCCACTCTGCGTTTCCTGTGCAAGCTGAAGGAGTCGGAGTTGCTCGAACCCCTCATGCCAGCAATCAGAGCCTGCCTGGAGCACCGACACAGTTATGTGCGCCGTAATGCTGTCCTGGCCATTTACACCATCTATAG gAACTTCGAACATCTCATCCCAGACGCTCCAGAGTTGATCCATGATTTTCTTGTGAACGAGAAGGATGCCAGCTGTAAGAGAAATGCTTTCATGATGCTGATTCATGCAGATCAG GATCGAGCTCTGGATTACCTCAGCACATGTATTGACCAAGTTCATACTTTTGGCGACATTCTCCAGCTGGTCATTGTGGAGCTGATTTACAAA GTGTGCCATGCGAACCCCTCTGAGCGTGCCCGGTTTATCCGTTGCATCTACAACCTGCTGCAGTCGTCCAGCCCGGCTGTTAAGTATGAGGCAGCTGGCACTCTTGTAACCCTCTCCAGTGCACCCACAGCTGTTAAG GCCGCTGCCCAGTGCTACATTGATTTGATTATCAAGGAGAGCGACAACAATGTGAAGCTGATTGTTCTCGATCGCCTGATTGAACTGAAGGAGCATCCCACTCACGAGCGTGTCCTCCAG GACCTTGTGATGGACATCCTGCGTGTTCTCAGCACTCCTGACCTGGAAGTGAGAAAGAAGACCTTGCAGCTAGCGCTGGACCTTGTCTCATCTCGCAATGTAGAAGAG TTGGTGATCGTTTTGAAGAAAGAGGTGATCAAGACAAACAACGTAACAGAACATGAAGACACTGATAAGTACAGGCAGCTGTTGGTGCGCACTCTTCACTCTTGCAGCGTGCGCTTCCCTGACATGGCGGCCAATGTAATTCCTGTG CTGATGGAATTCCTGAGTGACACTAATGAGGCAGCTGCTGCCGATGTGCTGGAGTTTGTGCGGGAAGCCATTCAGAGATTTGACAACTTGAGACCCCTAATCATCGAGAAGATGCTGGAAGTCTTTCACGCCATCAAAACTGTCAA AATCTACAGAGGAGCGCTTTGGATCTTGGGAGAATACTGCAGCACCAAGGAAGACATCCAGAGTGTGATGACAGAAGTCCGCAGGTCATTGGGAGAG ATCCCGATTGTAGAGAATgagataaagaaagagacaggagaggTGAAGCCAGAGGATGAAGTGAGTGCAGCTCCAGCTCAGAAGCTGGTGACAGAGATGGGCACCTATGTGACACAGAGTGCCCTCAGCTCCTCCAGGCCTTCGAAGAAAGAGGAGGatag GCCTCCACTCAGAGGATTCCTGATGGACGGAGACTTCTATGTGGCAGCTTCCCTGGCCACCACACTGACCAAAGTGGCCTTGCGCTATGTTGCTATTGTtcaagacaaaaagaaacaaaat TCATTTGTTGCAGAGGCCATGCTGATCATGGTCACTGTGCTGCACCTGGGCAAGTCCTCTCTGCCCAAGAAGCCAATTACAGATGATGATGTGGACCGCATCTCGCTTTGCCTCAAGGTCCTGTCAGAGTGCTCACCACTtatgaatgacattttcaaCAAGGAGTGTCGCAAATCCCTGTCCCATATGCTGACTGTCAGACTGGAGGAAGAGAAGCTGTCACAGAAG AAAGAGTCCGAGAAGCGTAATGTAACAGTGCAGGCAGACGACCCCATCTCCTTCATGCAGCTGACAGCCAAAAATGAGATGACTTCTAAGGAGGACCAGTTCCAGCTCAGTCTGCTGGCTGCTATGGGCAACACTCAGAGGAAGGAGGCTGCTGATCCCCTGGCTTCAAAACTCAACAAG GTGACCCAGCTGACAGGATTCTCAGACCCAGTGTATGCTGAAGCCTATGTTCATGTCAACCAATACGATATTGTGTTGGATGTGCTGGTGGTCAACCAAACCAGTGATACTCTCCAGAATTGCACCCTTGAGCTCGCTACTTTAG GTGATCTCAAGTTGGTTGAGAAGCCTTCACCTCTAACTCTGGCTCCTCATGATTTTGCTAACATCAAGGCCAACGTCAAAGTGGCCTCTACTGAAAATGGCATTATATTTGGCAACATCG TCTATGATGTGTCGGGAGCTGCAAGCGACAGGAACTGTGTTGTCCTCAGCGACATCCACATTGACATCATGGACTACATCCAGCCAGCCTCCTGCACAGATGCAGAATTCAGACAGATGTGGGCTGAGTTCGAATGGGAAAACAAG GTGACGGTAAACACCAACATCACTGATCTGAACGAGTATCTCCAGCATATCCTCAGGTCCACGAACATGAAGTGCCTGACTCCTGAGAAG GCACTGTCTGGCTTCTGCGGTTTCATGGCTGCCAACCTTTATGCTCGTTCTATCTTTGGAGAAGATGCCCTGGCTAATGTCAGCATTGAGAAACCCATCCACCTGGGGCCTGACGCACCTGTCAACGGACACATACGCATTAGAGCCAAAAGTCAG GGGATGGCCTTGAGCCTGGGCGACAAGATCAACCTCTcccaaaaaaagacaaatatctGA